From the Kitasatospora viridis genome, one window contains:
- a CDS encoding SDR family NAD(P)-dependent oxidoreductase, with protein sequence MARAAVAQLGAKPLQGKVALVTGGSRGIGAATARSLAEAGADVAISYVASAEKALAVVEELVALGVRAQAYQADQADAEQVARLVTTAAADFGRLDVLVNNAGVFAGGTVDDPEADGAALERQLAINVGGVTAAIRAAATVLAEDGRIVTVGSNLASRPTRPGMADYAATKAAIVAFSKAAALDLAHRRITVNVVQSGSVATDMNPEDGPGSDAQRALSALGRYGRPEEIAAGIVFLAGPTASFITGTTLNIDGGYLA encoded by the coding sequence ATGGCACGGGCGGCTGTGGCGCAGCTGGGGGCGAAGCCGTTGCAGGGCAAGGTCGCCCTGGTCACGGGCGGTTCGCGAGGGATCGGGGCGGCCACGGCGCGCAGCCTGGCCGAGGCCGGCGCCGACGTGGCGATCAGTTACGTCGCCTCGGCGGAGAAGGCCCTGGCGGTGGTCGAGGAGCTGGTGGCGCTCGGAGTGCGGGCGCAGGCCTACCAGGCCGACCAGGCGGACGCCGAGCAGGTCGCGCGGCTGGTGACCACCGCGGCGGCGGACTTCGGGCGGCTGGACGTGCTGGTCAACAACGCGGGCGTGTTCGCCGGCGGCACGGTCGACGACCCGGAGGCGGACGGCGCCGCGCTGGAGCGGCAGTTGGCGATCAACGTCGGCGGCGTGACGGCGGCGATCCGGGCCGCGGCCACCGTGCTGGCCGAGGACGGGCGGATCGTCACGGTCGGCTCCAACCTCGCCAGTCGCCCCACCCGCCCGGGCATGGCGGACTACGCGGCGACCAAGGCGGCGATCGTCGCCTTCAGCAAGGCCGCCGCGCTCGACCTGGCGCACCGTCGGATCACCGTCAACGTGGTGCAGTCCGGTTCGGTCGCCACCGACATGAACCCGGAGGACGGCCCGGGTTCGGACGCCCAGCGGGCGCTCAGCGCGCTCGGGCGGTACGGCCGACCGGAGGAGATCGCCGCCGGCATCGTCTTCCTGGCCGGCCCGACCGCCTCCTTCATCACCGGCACCACGCTGAACATCGACGGCGGCTACCTCGCCTGA
- a CDS encoding TetR/AcrR family transcriptional regulator, which yields MTGRPRGFDKDEKLDRAMRVFWRHGYEGTSMADLTAAMGINRPSLYAAYGNKEALFRQCLDRYREGPAGHVRTALAQPTARAAAEHLLHGVIAVVTGGEGPGCLLIQGALTTSAEAEPVRADAVARRLAGEADLCERFERAKEEGEFAPETDVADLAEYLYTVSYGLAVRAAGGATREELRRTVDLALRAWPSR from the coding sequence ATGACCGGTCGACCGCGCGGGTTCGACAAGGACGAGAAGCTGGACCGCGCGATGCGGGTGTTCTGGCGGCACGGCTACGAGGGCACCTCGATGGCCGACCTGACGGCCGCGATGGGCATCAACCGGCCCAGCCTGTACGCCGCTTACGGCAACAAGGAGGCGCTGTTCCGGCAGTGCCTGGACCGCTACCGCGAGGGCCCCGCCGGCCATGTCCGCACCGCCTTGGCGCAGCCGACGGCCCGCGCCGCCGCCGAGCACCTGCTGCACGGCGTCATCGCCGTCGTCACCGGCGGGGAGGGGCCCGGCTGCCTGCTGATCCAGGGCGCACTGACCACCAGCGCCGAGGCCGAGCCGGTGCGCGCCGACGCCGTGGCGCGGCGGCTGGCCGGCGAGGCCGATCTGTGCGAGCGGTTCGAACGGGCGAAGGAAGAAGGCGAGTTCGCGCCCGAGACCGATGTGGCCGACCTCGCCGAGTACCTCTACACGGTCTCCTACGGCCTCGCGGTGCGGGCCGCCGGCGGCGCCACCCGCGAGGAGCTGCGGCGCACGGTCGATCTCGCGCTGCGCGCTTGGCCGAGCCGGTAG
- a CDS encoding serine hydrolase domain-containing protein → MMRSTVKLGTVAATLAALTLGAATQAFAAAPQAGQLPPLDPAALQAAIQPQPGDGVAGVIARVGEPGGRLWRGSSTDQVTGRQIPANAHFHIGSISKAFEATVVLQLAAEGRIDLDQTVQYYLPGLLPDDFQPITVRELLNHTSGLPDVDEGAPAQSNDQLIADRADYRTFDQIIQQTLRPAHRPWPGPHFAPGTEQEYNSLGYRIAGKLIEQVTGHSFRDEVSERILQPLHLDQTSVPEDHLAMPRPYLHGYLTNSQGVNVDVSEQGGDPSNMISTPADLDHFITALFKGKLLPAAQLDEMFTFPKGDDGKVVPYAGTFECAVNGKPGPACFGAGLMATPLPGGQLLWGKTGHDLGYANGMFATRDLTMRGVFSLSNTTGNDGPNELSSRLLMAVLMPHKN, encoded by the coding sequence ATGATGCGCAGTACCGTGAAGCTCGGCACCGTCGCCGCCACCCTGGCGGCGCTCACCCTGGGCGCGGCGACCCAGGCGTTCGCCGCCGCCCCGCAGGCCGGCCAACTCCCGCCGCTCGACCCGGCCGCCCTGCAGGCCGCCATCCAGCCGCAGCCGGGCGACGGCGTGGCCGGCGTGATCGCCCGGGTCGGGGAGCCGGGCGGCCGGCTCTGGCGCGGGTCGAGCACCGACCAGGTGACGGGGCGGCAGATCCCCGCGAACGCGCACTTCCACATCGGCAGCATCTCCAAGGCGTTCGAGGCCACGGTGGTGCTGCAACTCGCAGCGGAGGGGCGGATCGACCTCGACCAGACGGTGCAGTACTACCTGCCCGGGCTGCTGCCGGACGACTTCCAGCCGATCACCGTCCGCGAACTGCTCAACCACACCAGCGGGTTGCCGGACGTGGACGAGGGCGCCCCGGCGCAGAGCAACGACCAGCTGATCGCGGACCGCGCCGACTACCGCACCTTCGACCAGATCATCCAGCAGACCCTGCGCCCCGCCCACCGCCCTTGGCCGGGCCCGCACTTCGCGCCCGGCACCGAGCAGGAGTACAACTCGCTCGGCTACCGGATCGCCGGCAAGCTGATCGAGCAGGTCACCGGCCACTCGTTCCGGGACGAGGTGTCGGAGCGGATCCTCCAGCCCCTGCACCTGGACCAGACCTCGGTGCCCGAGGACCACCTCGCGATGCCGCGCCCTTACCTGCACGGCTACCTGACGAACAGTCAGGGTGTGAACGTGGACGTCAGCGAGCAGGGCGGCGACCCCTCCAACATGATCTCCACCCCGGCCGACCTGGACCACTTCATCACCGCGCTGTTCAAGGGGAAGCTGCTCCCGGCCGCGCAGTTGGACGAGATGTTCACCTTCCCGAAGGGCGACGACGGCAAGGTGGTCCCGTACGCGGGCACCTTCGAGTGCGCGGTCAACGGCAAGCCGGGCCCGGCCTGCTTCGGCGCCGGCCTGATGGCCACCCCGCTGCCCGGCGGCCAGCTGCTCTGGGGCAAGACCGGCCACGACCTCGGCTACGCCAACGGCATGTTCGCCACCCGCGACCTGACCATGCGGGGCGTCTTCTCGCTCTCCAACACCACCGGGAACGACGGCCCGAACGAGCTCTCCAGCCGCCTGCTGATGGCGGTCCTGATGCCGCACAAGAACTGA
- a CDS encoding VOC family protein, whose product MVISWVYAFVDRPRERFERAAEFWTAVTGTSLSPRRGADGEFATFVPAAGDAHLKLQGVDAPAGGAHLDLVVDDVAATADRAIALGAALVADHGSLLVLDSPGGLGFCVVGSRGEAVRSEVFEGTRLDQVSIDVAPHAHDAETAFWSELTGWPVLTGSRPEFRAVQSPASLPVRLLIQRLDEPAATRAHLDFSCADVAATRARHEALGAVVVAEFPYWVVLRDPAGGVYCLTSRNPETGRLG is encoded by the coding sequence ATGGTGATCAGCTGGGTGTACGCCTTCGTGGACCGGCCGCGGGAGCGGTTCGAGCGGGCGGCGGAGTTCTGGACGGCCGTGACCGGCACCTCGCTCTCGCCCCGGCGCGGGGCCGACGGGGAGTTCGCCACCTTCGTGCCGGCGGCGGGGGACGCCCACCTGAAGCTCCAGGGCGTCGACGCCCCGGCGGGTGGGGCGCACCTGGACCTGGTGGTGGACGATGTCGCCGCGACGGCCGACCGGGCGATCGCGCTCGGAGCGGCGCTGGTGGCCGACCACGGGAGCCTGCTGGTGCTCGACTCGCCTGGCGGCCTGGGGTTCTGCGTGGTCGGGTCGCGCGGGGAGGCGGTGCGCTCGGAGGTGTTCGAGGGGACCCGGCTCGACCAGGTGTCGATCGACGTGGCACCGCACGCGCACGACGCCGAGACGGCGTTCTGGAGCGAGCTGACGGGCTGGCCCGTGCTGACCGGCTCGCGCCCGGAGTTCCGTGCGGTGCAGTCGCCGGCCTCGCTGCCGGTGCGCCTGCTGATCCAGCGCCTGGACGAGCCGGCCGCGACCCGGGCGCACCTGGACTTCTCCTGCGCGGACGTGGCCGCCACCCGGGCCCGCCACGAGGCGCTGGGCGCGGTCGTGGTCGCCGAGTTCCCGTACTGGGTGGTGCTGCGCGACCCGGCGGGCGGCGTGTACTGCCTGACGTCGCGCAACCCGGAGACGGGCAGGCTGGGTTGA
- the ligA gene encoding NAD-dependent DNA ligase LigA codes for MIETTAPLSSAQYGDAVAAAVQAAAAYYSDGSTTLGDDEYDALVKAIEAYETLHPDEVLPHSPTGKVAGGAATGDVPHSVPMLSLDNVFSAEELADWATNLERRLGRPAAGFCVEPKLDGLAVAARYTAGRLARLITRGDGLAGEDITHAAEAVLGLPELLGESIDVEIRGEVLFTQAQFDHANETRTAHGAAPFANPRNAVAGTLRAKDRPYRVESTFFGYDAVGLPAELSHTALLERLAELGANTARSTAAHPRHCATVEEAQQRVQEIADLRVELPFGIDGVVVKADAAADQELAGAGSRAPRWAVARKLPAVHKVTRLLGVEWNVGRTGIIAPRGVLEPVVIDGVTVTYATLHNPADITRRDLMIGDRVFVYRAGDVIPRVEAPLVDERTGAEQPITFPEVCPRCGDAIDTGEQRWRCVRGRNCQAVAGIRYAVGRDQLDIEGLGGTRAVQLVEAGLVTDLADLFTLTREQLLALDRMGETSTDNLLAAIETARAQPLNRVFCALGVRGTGRSMSRRIAAHFGSMAAIRAADAEALAQVDGIGAEKARVIVAELVELAPLIDRLLAQEVGTAVTVPTAPAVATGAAADGGPTEGGGSAEGGGSAEGGSGPLAGEAVVVTGSMTGRLAELSRNEVNELIERAGGKASGSVSKRTTLLVAGEKAGSKRAKAEELGIRILTPEEFAELVADQLG; via the coding sequence ATGATCGAGACCACCGCTCCGCTGTCCTCCGCCCAGTACGGCGATGCCGTCGCGGCCGCCGTGCAGGCCGCCGCCGCCTACTACTCGGACGGGTCCACCACGCTCGGGGACGACGAGTACGACGCCTTGGTCAAGGCGATCGAGGCCTACGAGACGCTGCACCCGGACGAGGTGCTGCCGCACTCGCCCACTGGAAAGGTCGCCGGCGGCGCGGCCACCGGCGACGTGCCGCACAGCGTGCCGATGCTCTCGCTCGACAACGTCTTCTCCGCGGAGGAGCTCGCGGACTGGGCCACCAACCTGGAGCGCCGACTGGGCCGGCCCGCCGCGGGCTTCTGCGTCGAGCCGAAGCTGGACGGGCTGGCGGTCGCCGCCCGCTACACCGCCGGCCGCCTCGCGCGGCTGATCACCCGTGGCGACGGCCTGGCGGGCGAGGACATCACCCACGCCGCCGAGGCCGTGCTGGGCCTGCCGGAGCTGCTCGGTGAGTCGATCGACGTCGAGATCCGCGGCGAAGTCCTTTTCACCCAGGCCCAGTTCGACCATGCCAACGAGACCCGCACGGCCCACGGCGCGGCCCCGTTCGCGAACCCGCGCAACGCCGTCGCCGGCACCCTGCGGGCCAAGGACCGCCCCTACCGGGTCGAGTCGACCTTCTTCGGCTACGACGCCGTCGGCCTGCCCGCCGAGCTGTCGCACACCGCGCTGCTGGAGCGCCTGGCCGAGCTCGGCGCCAACACCGCCCGCAGCACCGCGGCCCACCCGCGGCACTGCGCCACCGTCGAGGAGGCCCAGCAGCGCGTCCAGGAGATCGCCGACCTGCGCGTCGAGCTGCCGTTCGGCATCGACGGCGTCGTGGTCAAGGCGGACGCCGCCGCCGACCAGGAGCTGGCCGGCGCCGGCTCGCGGGCGCCGCGCTGGGCCGTGGCCCGCAAGCTGCCGGCCGTGCACAAGGTCACCCGGCTGCTCGGGGTGGAGTGGAACGTGGGCCGCACCGGGATCATCGCCCCGCGCGGCGTGCTGGAGCCCGTCGTCATCGACGGGGTGACCGTCACCTACGCGACCCTGCACAACCCGGCGGACATCACCCGCCGCGACCTGATGATCGGCGACCGGGTGTTCGTCTACCGGGCCGGCGACGTGATCCCGCGCGTCGAGGCGCCGCTGGTCGACGAGCGCACCGGCGCCGAACAGCCCATCACCTTCCCCGAGGTCTGCCCCCGCTGCGGGGACGCGATCGACACCGGCGAGCAGCGCTGGCGCTGCGTGCGCGGCCGCAACTGCCAGGCGGTGGCGGGCATCCGCTACGCCGTCGGGCGCGACCAGCTCGACATCGAGGGCCTCGGCGGCACCCGCGCCGTCCAGCTGGTCGAGGCCGGCCTGGTCACCGACCTGGCCGACCTGTTCACCCTGACCCGCGAGCAGCTCCTCGCCCTGGACCGGATGGGCGAGACCAGCACCGACAACCTGCTCGCGGCGATCGAGACGGCCCGGGCCCAACCGCTGAACCGGGTCTTCTGCGCCCTCGGGGTCCGTGGCACGGGCCGGAGCATGTCGCGCCGGATCGCCGCGCACTTCGGCTCCATGGCCGCGATCCGCGCGGCCGACGCCGAGGCGCTCGCCCAGGTGGACGGGATCGGCGCGGAGAAGGCCCGGGTGATCGTCGCCGAACTCGTCGAACTGGCGCCGCTGATCGACCGGTTGCTCGCGCAGGAGGTCGGCACCGCCGTCACTGTGCCGACCGCGCCGGCTGTCGCGACGGGTGCTGCGGCTGACGGCGGACCGACCGAGGGCGGCGGGTCGGCGGAGGGCGGCGGGTCGGCGGAGGGCGGATCCGGCCCACTGGCCGGTGAGGCCGTGGTCGTGACCGGCAGCATGACCGGCCGGCTCGCCGAGCTGTCCCGCAACGAGGTGAACGAACTCATCGAGCGGGCCGGCGGCAAGGCCTCCGGCTCGGTCTCCAAGAGGACCACCCTGCTGGTGGCCGGCGAGAAGGCCGGCTCCAAGCGGGCCAAGGCCGAGGAGCTCGGCATCCGCATCCTCACGCCCGAGGAGTTCGCCGAGCTGGTCGCGGACCAGCTCGGCTGA
- a CDS encoding serine/threonine-protein kinase codes for MEPLEPDDPRQVGEYRVLRRLGAGGMGRVYLGRTAGGRAVALKVVRSELAEDREFRARFRQEVQAARLVGGEWTAPVLDADTESRHPWVATGYIAGPALGAAVREFGPLPVDSVRVLGVGLAEALAAVHALGLVHRDVKPSNVLLTFDGPRLIDFGIARALDATSSLTRSGLVIGSPGFMSPEQALGREVGPPSDVFSLGTVLAYAATGAQPFGEGLSTAALLFKVAYEEPELTGLDAQLHGIVTACLAKDPAQRPAPAELAARLDASGAGLVRPREGAWLPGALAAAVGRQAEELLNLDHVPGPAGPPPTAPPTAPATGLPGGGPAGQPHLGPPTGVFGAPDNPYGGGHPAPPYAPYPQAHPQPRAQPQAPRRRWPAVLGASVLVAAVAVGTTLWLTSGDGSSTNGQSPPAAQPPATSSAPPRQEPKPSTAAPATPSASAVSGAIPQAYLGSWSGTLSEPGVLGSVSYQVTLHQGQVDQVVATATTLWPNGMTCTGTDYLESASNNQVVLKISALSGGLGCTPDGKPRVYTLNPGGTLHLEVDGGSGTLTRPAPGMPPSTP; via the coding sequence ATGGAGCCACTGGAGCCGGACGACCCGCGTCAGGTCGGTGAGTACCGGGTGCTGCGGCGGCTGGGTGCGGGCGGGATGGGTCGGGTGTACCTGGGGCGCACGGCGGGGGGCCGTGCGGTCGCCCTCAAGGTGGTGCGCAGCGAGCTGGCCGAGGACCGCGAGTTCCGCGCCCGGTTCCGGCAGGAGGTCCAGGCGGCCCGGCTGGTCGGCGGCGAATGGACCGCGCCGGTGCTGGACGCGGACACCGAGAGCCGCCACCCCTGGGTCGCCACCGGCTACATCGCGGGCCCGGCGCTCGGCGCGGCCGTCCGGGAGTTCGGGCCGCTGCCGGTCGACTCGGTGCGGGTGCTGGGCGTCGGACTGGCCGAGGCGCTCGCCGCGGTGCACGCGCTCGGCCTGGTGCACCGGGACGTCAAGCCGTCCAACGTGCTGCTCACCTTCGACGGACCGCGGCTGATCGACTTCGGCATCGCCCGGGCCCTGGACGCCACCAGCTCACTGACCCGCTCCGGCCTGGTGATCGGCTCGCCGGGGTTCATGTCGCCGGAGCAGGCCCTCGGGCGGGAGGTCGGGCCGCCGTCCGACGTCTTCTCGCTCGGCACCGTGCTGGCCTACGCGGCGACAGGGGCGCAGCCGTTCGGCGAGGGCCTCAGCACGGCGGCCCTGCTCTTCAAGGTCGCTTACGAGGAACCGGAGTTGACGGGCCTGGACGCTCAGCTGCACGGGATCGTGACGGCCTGTCTGGCCAAGGATCCGGCGCAGCGGCCGGCGCCGGCGGAGCTCGCCGCGCGGCTCGACGCCTCCGGTGCGGGGCTGGTCCGGCCGCGCGAGGGAGCCTGGCTGCCGGGCGCCCTGGCGGCGGCGGTGGGACGGCAGGCGGAGGAACTACTGAACCTGGACCACGTGCCGGGACCGGCCGGGCCGCCGCCCACCGCGCCGCCCACCGCGCCGGCGACCGGGCTGCCCGGTGGCGGCCCGGCGGGGCAGCCGCACCTGGGCCCGCCGACCGGGGTCTTCGGCGCGCCCGACAACCCGTACGGCGGCGGCCACCCGGCCCCGCCGTACGCCCCGTACCCACAAGCGCACCCGCAGCCCCGAGCACAACCACAAGCGCCGCGACGCCGCTGGCCCGCCGTGCTGGGCGCGTCCGTGCTGGTCGCGGCGGTGGCGGTCGGGACCACCCTGTGGCTGACCAGCGGTGACGGCTCGTCGACCAACGGCCAGTCACCGCCCGCCGCGCAGCCGCCGGCGACGAGCAGCGCACCGCCCCGACAAGAGCCCAAACCGTCCACCGCCGCACCTGCCACCCCGTCAGCCTCAGCAGTCTCAGGGGCGATCCCGCAGGCGTACCTCGGTTCTTGGAGTGGCACCCTGAGCGAGCCGGGCGTCCTCGGCTCGGTCAGCTACCAGGTCACCCTGCACCAGGGCCAGGTGGACCAGGTGGTCGCCACCGCCACCACCCTCTGGCCGAACGGCATGACCTGCACCGGCACCGACTACCTGGAGTCGGCGAGCAACAACCAGGTCGTGCTGAAGATCTCGGCGCTGTCCGGCGGCCTCGGCTGTACCCCGGACGGCAAGCCGCGGGTGTACACGCTCAACCCGGGCGGCACCCTGCACCTGGAGGTGGACGGCGGCTCCGGCACCCTGACCCGACCTGCTCCGGGCATGCCGCCCTCGACACCCTGA
- a CDS encoding amidohydrolase family protein, with the protein MVLQVRGVVLPEREERSFWIDGDRLRTEPVRGAELVVDGGWLLPGLVDAHTHPGTEDRAVPFGDQVLRRHLVAHRDAGVLLVRTPGSAARIPGWVDEDPELPRVRSAGRWLATPGRFFPGFGRDVDEADLARAAVEEAQASSGWCKVVADWRFDQPALPLEVLRAVVTAVHAVGGKVAAHCQTADGCRNAVEAGVDSLEHGMHLDPGLLDLMAAQGTALVPTLSVFGAGADRMRAAEPSARRDWWLAGWAGMLPTVRAAHEAGVTLLAGTDSFPCGTVGSEVEWLVRAGLPAEIALGAASWAARDWLGLPGLVEGAPADLVAYDADPTLDPSVLAHPSRIILRGRIIA; encoded by the coding sequence GTGGTACTCCAGGTGCGGGGCGTGGTGCTGCCGGAGCGGGAGGAGCGGTCCTTCTGGATCGACGGTGACCGCCTGCGGACCGAGCCCGTGCGCGGCGCCGAGCTCGTGGTGGACGGCGGCTGGCTGCTGCCCGGATTGGTGGACGCCCATACCCACCCCGGCACCGAGGACCGGGCCGTCCCGTTCGGCGACCAGGTGCTCCGTCGGCACCTGGTGGCGCACCGGGACGCGGGCGTGCTGCTGGTCCGGACCCCCGGGTCCGCAGCCCGGATCCCCGGCTGGGTGGACGAGGACCCGGAGCTGCCCCGGGTGCGGTCGGCCGGGCGCTGGCTGGCGACGCCCGGGCGGTTCTTCCCCGGCTTCGGACGGGACGTCGACGAGGCCGACCTTGCGCGCGCCGCCGTGGAGGAGGCGCAGGCGTCCTCGGGCTGGTGCAAGGTGGTCGCCGACTGGCGGTTCGACCAGCCCGCGCTGCCGCTGGAGGTGCTGCGCGCGGTGGTCACGGCCGTGCACGCGGTCGGCGGCAAGGTGGCCGCGCACTGCCAAACCGCCGACGGCTGCCGCAACGCCGTCGAGGCCGGGGTCGACAGCCTGGAGCACGGGATGCACCTGGACCCCGGCCTGCTGGACCTGATGGCCGCTCAGGGCACCGCCCTCGTCCCCACCCTCAGCGTCTTCGGCGCGGGCGCCGACCGGATGCGCGCCGCCGAGCCGAGCGCCCGCCGCGACTGGTGGCTGGCCGGCTGGGCGGGGATGCTGCCGACCGTGCGGGCCGCGCACGAGGCCGGGGTCACCCTGCTGGCCGGGACGGACAGCTTCCCGTGCGGCACCGTCGGCTCCGAGGTGGAGTGGCTGGTCCGGGCCGGACTGCCGGCCGAGATCGCGCTCGGCGCGGCCTCCTGGGCGGCGCGCGACTGGCTCGGCCTGCCCGGACTGGTCGAGGGCGCCCCCGCCGACCTGGTCGCCTACGACGCCGATCCGACCCTCGACCCGTCGGTTCTCGCCCACCCCAGCCGCATCATCCTGCGCGGCCGGATCATCGCCTGA
- a CDS encoding nucleotidyltransferase domain-containing protein — MFSEVDVIDVLRKLARAGVTARVDGGWGVDALVGATTRARSGLDLVVLPAELPAALDVRREGGEVTSHQGYGWPTDKLTALRLGPRLVTEVPASRPGRRAFVDVTPVRGGTGFRVDHREYEADQTEGFDYDIGEELVRTASAADEGELLRVLDAWRLSPAGFEYPWNTDDPR; from the coding sequence GTGTTCTCGGAAGTCGACGTGATCGACGTTCTGCGCAAGCTGGCACGGGCTGGAGTGACGGCGCGGGTGGACGGCGGATGGGGCGTGGACGCGCTGGTCGGTGCGACCACGCGCGCCCGCTCCGGCCTCGACCTGGTCGTGCTGCCGGCCGAACTGCCGGCGGCGCTCGATGTTCGGCGCGAAGGAGGAGAAGTGACATCGCACCAGGGCTACGGCTGGCCGACCGACAAACTCACCGCCCTCCGGCTCGGTCCGCGGCTCGTCACCGAGGTGCCGGCCTCGCGCCCGGGCCGGCGGGCGTTCGTGGATGTCACGCCGGTTCGGGGCGGGACGGGCTTCCGAGTGGACCACCGCGAGTACGAGGCCGACCAGACCGAGGGCTTCGACTACGACATCGGCGAGGAGCTGGTGCGCACCGCCTCGGCGGCGGACGAGGGCGAGCTGTTGCGCGTGCTCGACGCTTGGCGGCTGTCCCCGGCGGGCTTCGAGTACCCCTGGAACACCGACGACCCTCGGTAG
- a CDS encoding restriction endonuclease, translated as MASRRPARRRYYRRRRANSGLWIALLVGAVILLLIVRTVSEHPLGAAVLVVLLAGAAVGGYLVHQRQQQARFELRATHAYTLAEYHRMTATQFERALADLCRRDGCTRVKVVGGAGDLGADVIAMTPAGQRLVLQAKRYAPSTKVGSGDMQKVGGTARQIHGADIAAVVTTSTFTRHALDYSRRLGIRTYDGTALAGWASRTGPAPWE; from the coding sequence GTGGCGTCACGTCGTCCTGCCCGCAGGCGCTACTACCGTCGACGGCGCGCGAACAGTGGGCTCTGGATCGCGCTCCTGGTCGGTGCCGTGATCCTGCTGCTGATCGTGCGGACGGTCTCGGAGCACCCGCTCGGGGCGGCCGTCCTGGTCGTGCTCCTCGCCGGGGCCGCAGTTGGCGGTTACCTGGTCCACCAGCGACAGCAGCAGGCACGGTTCGAGCTGCGGGCGACCCACGCGTACACGCTCGCCGAGTACCACCGGATGACCGCGACCCAGTTCGAGCGGGCGCTCGCGGACCTGTGCCGGCGGGACGGGTGCACCAGGGTCAAAGTAGTGGGCGGCGCGGGCGACTTGGGCGCCGACGTGATCGCCATGACGCCCGCCGGGCAGCGCCTGGTGCTCCAGGCGAAGCGGTACGCCCCCAGCACCAAGGTCGGCTCGGGCGACATGCAGAAGGTCGGCGGCACCGCCCGCCAGATCCACGGCGCGGACATCGCAGCGGTGGTGACCACCTCCACCTTCACCCGGCACGCCCTCGACTACAGCCGCCGCCTCGGCATCCGCACGTACGATGGCACCGCACTCGCCGGCTGGGCGAGCCGCACGGGTCCGGCGCCTTGGGAGTGA